Proteins co-encoded in one bacterium genomic window:
- a CDS encoding replication-relaxation family protein has translation MRHRTARLESLARALTPRDVQILQELNISRYLVLSQIQDLYFADVTADRCSQRLRELCERGILGRVRHCEPGSTASKNYYHLTTVGVQVLAAAVPGTDVLYETEADIRISPEFLPHVADVASVRVGLQLRRWVSDLPDYVYQAGKRARIEWKEPLGRVERITPDVIVTVPMPWPDVVWGYFIEIDEGTMTLGALKSKAERYARLLRAFDTRPDPARPWLRSRYATAIIACRSDARRQRIRKMFEAAGFTDQPGHSRIWTYSSPSDVPYGIAGSVREGQRKFDEQEREHAEKAAAERQRKEQALRRAHDESRLAAERQRWTATRDAWAHREYQAQGLFKFKPVGHFKTEFERRFPPPLRPAPVGERV, from the coding sequence ATGCGACACCGCACGGCCCGTCTGGAATCCCTTGCGCGCGCACTCACACCGCGGGATGTTCAGATCCTGCAGGAGCTGAATATCAGCCGGTATCTGGTGCTGTCTCAGATTCAGGATTTGTACTTCGCCGACGTCACTGCGGATCGATGCAGCCAGCGTTTGCGAGAACTGTGCGAGCGAGGCATCCTCGGCAGGGTGCGACACTGCGAGCCGGGCAGTACTGCCTCCAAGAACTACTACCACCTCACAACGGTCGGAGTGCAGGTGCTCGCCGCGGCTGTGCCTGGTACCGATGTCTTGTATGAAACCGAGGCCGACATCAGAATTTCGCCAGAGTTCCTGCCGCACGTAGCCGACGTGGCGTCGGTGCGGGTGGGATTACAACTTCGGCGGTGGGTCTCCGACTTGCCCGACTATGTCTACCAGGCCGGGAAGCGTGCGCGGATCGAGTGGAAGGAACCGCTCGGCCGTGTCGAGCGCATAACCCCGGATGTCATCGTTACTGTGCCAATGCCGTGGCCGGATGTGGTCTGGGGGTATTTCATCGAGATCGACGAGGGCACGATGACCCTCGGAGCCCTCAAGTCGAAAGCAGAACGTTACGCCCGTCTGCTCCGTGCGTTCGACACGCGTCCCGACCCCGCGCGGCCGTGGCTGCGCAGTCGTTACGCCACGGCAATCATCGCCTGCCGGTCAGACGCTCGACGCCAGAGAATTCGGAAGATGTTTGAGGCCGCCGGGTTCACCGACCAGCCGGGACACTCCCGCATTTGGACGTATTCATCCCCATCCGACGTGCCGTACGGCATCGCAGGGAGTGTGCGCGAGGGCCAGCGGAAGTTCGACGAACAAGAACGCGAGCACGCGGAGAAGGCCGCCGCGGAGCGACAGAGGAAGGAACAGGCGCTCCGGCGCGCCCACGACGAGTCGCGTCTTGCGGCCGAACGGCAGCGGTGGACTGCAACGCGGGACGCCTGGGCCCATCGAGAGTATCAGGCGCAAGGCCTTTTCAAGTTCAAGCCGGTGGGCCACTTCAAGACCGAGTTCGAACGCCGTTTTCCGCCGCCGCTTCGCCCGGCGCCGGTAGGTGAGCGAGTTTGA
- a CDS encoding helix-turn-helix domain-containing protein, with the protein MKQYTSKLSRAQETLDDIRKMLPPLVTAEEIAAILKVSPKSIYRWASEGRLPAFREGRLVRFLESDVEAFIKSRIGVGARGMD; encoded by the coding sequence ATGAAACAGTACACAAGCAAACTCAGTCGCGCCCAGGAGACGCTCGACGACATCCGAAAGATGCTGCCGCCGCTGGTCACGGCCGAGGAAATCGCGGCGATCCTGAAAGTCTCTCCGAAGAGCATCTACCGGTGGGCGAGCGAGGGCCGCCTGCCGGCGTTCCGGGAGGGGCGGCTCGTCAGGTTCTTGGAGTCCGACGTGGAAGCCTTCATCAAGAGCCGCATAGGGGTGGGAGCCCGTGGCATGGATTGA
- a CDS encoding STAS domain-containing protein, whose protein sequence is MAAATHWSNQLQCRRVDYDGAVCLVLSGELDLASIATLQAQFKAVAQREDDVVVDMGGLRYIDSSGAKVLLDAQRLLARSRRRIVMANVQPMARRIIDVMGIEKAIPIFSTVEAALEDLQKNKEP, encoded by the coding sequence ATGGCGGCGGCGACGCACTGGTCGAACCAACTACAGTGCCGGCGGGTTGATTACGACGGGGCCGTTTGTCTGGTCCTCTCCGGCGAACTGGATCTGGCGAGCATCGCGACGCTGCAGGCGCAGTTCAAGGCGGTCGCGCAGCGCGAGGACGACGTCGTCGTCGACATGGGCGGGCTCCGGTACATCGACTCTTCCGGCGCGAAGGTGCTGCTGGACGCGCAGCGGCTGCTCGCGCGCAGCAGGCGCCGGATCGTCATGGCAAACGTTCAGCCGATGGCGCGGCGGATCATCGACGTGATGGGGATCGAGAAGGCGATCCCGATCTTCTCCACAGTCGAGGCCGCCCTGGAAGACCTCCAGAAGAACAAAGAACCCTAG
- a CDS encoding gamma-glutamyltransferase, whose translation MTYECGASEFGVRPQAAGRRGMVASANPLATQAGLRMLAAGGNAVDAVVATAAAVTVVEPYFSSVGGIGLAVLSLPGGETRTLNFMGRSPAGARPDLFTVETQDLGPLASMVPGNVAGWARLLADYGSLPLAQVLEPAIELADRGTPVTAFDHARTAAVLQRLLPFPDAARTYLNHGRPYLPGELLRQGGLAATLRAIATEGWQTFYEGRLAGTIAGYLAAQGGIMTKEDLRSYPGVLRWEPPVVARYRGYEIRTTPPPSSAVQVLQTLRILEAWDLAGLDPLGADYLALTAEAIRLARMDAHANVADPAFKDVPIAWMLSDGRVAELQAEVRRRLRAAKSKAGRTARGRRPVRARIRKARRAPERSTTHLSAADASGLAVNITQTIGSGYGSGVVVGDTGIVLNNGHHWCTLIPGDARVIASDKRRESPSGPAHGFGVRENPTAPAQSFGIDPLGPAHAALGGRLAFLIGTPGSYGIPQTTAQMILGLIDFGRGIQDAIAAPRFRWKDDVGDPMPPKTILLEGRFPASARKALASRGYSIEVLEDWSVRVGGGQGIVLREDGWMLGGADPRRNGYAMGW comes from the coding sequence GTGACGTACGAGTGCGGCGCGTCCGAATTCGGAGTGCGGCCCCAGGCGGCGGGACGCCGCGGGATGGTCGCCTCGGCGAACCCGCTCGCGACCCAGGCCGGCCTCAGGATGCTCGCGGCCGGCGGCAACGCCGTCGACGCCGTGGTCGCGACGGCCGCCGCGGTCACCGTTGTGGAACCGTACTTCTCGAGCGTCGGCGGCATCGGCCTGGCCGTACTGTCGCTGCCGGGCGGCGAGACGCGCACGCTCAACTTCATGGGTCGGAGTCCCGCGGGCGCCCGGCCGGATCTGTTCACCGTCGAGACGCAGGACCTCGGCCCGCTCGCCTCCATGGTGCCCGGCAACGTCGCCGGCTGGGCGCGCCTGCTCGCAGACTACGGGAGCCTGCCGCTCGCGCAGGTGCTCGAGCCCGCGATCGAGCTCGCGGACCGCGGGACGCCGGTGACGGCGTTCGATCACGCGCGGACCGCCGCGGTGCTGCAGCGCCTGCTTCCGTTTCCGGACGCCGCCCGCACTTATCTCAATCACGGGCGGCCGTACCTGCCCGGCGAGCTGCTCCGACAAGGCGGCCTCGCCGCCACGCTCCGGGCGATCGCGACCGAGGGCTGGCAGACGTTCTACGAAGGCCGGCTCGCCGGCACGATCGCCGGGTACCTCGCGGCGCAGGGCGGCATCATGACGAAAGAAGACCTGCGGTCGTATCCCGGTGTGCTGCGCTGGGAGCCGCCGGTGGTGGCGCGGTACCGCGGCTATGAAATCCGCACGACCCCGCCGCCGAGCAGCGCCGTGCAGGTGCTGCAGACGCTGCGGATCCTCGAAGCGTGGGATCTCGCCGGCCTCGATCCCCTCGGCGCGGACTATCTCGCGCTCACCGCCGAGGCGATCCGGCTCGCGCGCATGGACGCGCACGCGAACGTCGCCGATCCGGCGTTCAAGGACGTGCCGATCGCGTGGATGCTCTCCGACGGACGGGTGGCAGAGCTGCAGGCCGAGGTGCGCCGTCGCCTTCGCGCCGCGAAGTCCAAGGCCGGCCGCACGGCGCGCGGCCGGCGGCCGGTGCGTGCGCGCATCCGGAAGGCGCGACGGGCCCCCGAGCGGTCGACGACGCATCTCTCGGCCGCGGACGCGAGCGGGCTCGCGGTCAACATCACGCAGACGATCGGCAGCGGCTACGGCTCCGGCGTCGTCGTCGGCGACACGGGCATCGTGCTCAACAACGGCCACCACTGGTGCACGCTCATCCCCGGCGATGCGCGCGTCATCGCGTCCGACAAACGCCGCGAGTCGCCCTCGGGCCCGGCCCACGGCTTCGGCGTCAGGGAGAACCCGACGGCGCCGGCGCAGTCGTTCGGCATCGATCCGCTCGGGCCGGCGCACGCCGCCCTGGGCGGCCGCCTCGCGTTCCTGATCGGTACGCCCGGCTCGTACGGCATTCCGCAGACGACGGCGCAGATGATCCTCGGCCTGATTGACTTCGGCCGCGGCATCCAGGACGCCATCGCCGCCCCGCGGTTCCGGTGGAAGGACGACGTCGGCGACCCGATGCCGCCCAAGACGATCCTGCTCGAGGGCCGCTTCCCGGCGTCCGCGCGCAAGGCGCTGGCGTCCCGCGGCTATTCGATCGAAGTGCTCGAGGACTGGTCCGTCCGCGTCGGCGGCGGGCAGGGCATCGTGCTGCGCGAGGACGGCTGGATGCTGGGCGGCGCGGATCCGCGCCGGAACGGCTACGCGATGGGGTGGTAG
- a CDS encoding diacylglycerol kinase family protein — MALTLIVANLRSGGGRARDALPLVTNALRRAGREYDLIVTPNGDATASLLTAALRSNDTDVEQVVALGGDGTINGVLNGLVSNGANLPLGIVPCGTGNETVRSLGLPKNPRTAIQTLLRGRVCPIDVGVVNGRYFLNTFGLGADVEVVKMTNTLRARYRFARNRSVYYVAALMLLSSGFEPFEVEVEAGARSFTGRALMIAVANGRIYGERLLALPSPSLTDGLLDVYLLQELATRRFRKTARLLRRLPVPELSVQRCSKVTIHLDQRREAQVDGSLAGAASTFNLSLLPARLSVIHPAPPALVATPVLTTVPAGSLAGRA, encoded by the coding sequence ATGGCTCTGACGCTGATTGTGGCCAACCTCAGGTCCGGCGGAGGCCGCGCGCGCGACGCGCTGCCGCTCGTTACGAACGCGCTTCGGCGCGCCGGCCGCGAGTACGACCTGATCGTGACCCCGAACGGCGATGCCACCGCGTCGCTGCTCACAGCCGCCCTCCGCTCCAACGACACCGACGTGGAGCAGGTCGTGGCGCTCGGCGGCGACGGGACGATCAACGGCGTGCTCAACGGCCTCGTCTCGAACGGCGCGAACCTCCCGCTCGGAATCGTGCCGTGCGGCACGGGCAACGAAACGGTCCGCTCGCTCGGTCTGCCCAAGAACCCCCGCACGGCGATCCAGACGCTGCTCCGCGGGCGCGTGTGCCCGATCGACGTGGGCGTCGTGAACGGGAGATATTTCCTCAACACCTTCGGCCTCGGCGCGGACGTCGAAGTCGTCAAGATGACCAACACGCTGCGCGCGCGGTACCGCTTCGCCCGCAATCGCTCCGTCTACTACGTCGCGGCGCTCATGCTGCTGTCGTCGGGTTTCGAGCCGTTCGAGGTGGAGGTCGAAGCGGGCGCCCGCTCGTTCACCGGCCGCGCGCTTATGATCGCGGTCGCGAACGGACGCATCTACGGCGAGCGGCTGCTCGCGCTCCCGTCGCCGAGCCTGACGGACGGACTGCTCGACGTGTACCTGTTACAGGAACTCGCGACGCGGCGGTTCCGGAAGACCGCCCGCCTGCTGCGGCGCCTGCCTGTGCCGGAGCTGAGCGTGCAGCGGTGCTCGAAGGTCACGATCCACCTCGACCAGCGCCGCGAGGCGCAGGTCGACGGAAGTCTGGCGGGCGCGGCGTCCACTTTCAACCTCTCGCTCCTGCCGGCGCGACTCTCCGTGATCCACCCCGCCCCGCCCGCGCTCGTCGCGACCCCAGTCCTCACCACCGTGCCGGCCGGCAGCCTGGCGGGACGCGCGTAA
- a CDS encoding glycosyltransferase produces MRLAILSCNYGGGHKRVAETVAAEWESQPGGRAEIVDYFARFVHPIFDALTKFSYIQSVRRAPGLYGLFYKLTGDIKSDSTIQRFINRMGMDRLERYLTETQPDAVCCVHCTPAGTMSDLRLAGRTTVPCLTVITDYVTHSQWIHPAVDRYCVPNDNVRDGLLGRGIPESRIAVSGLPVERKFRRPLDRAALRQRYGLKPDVPVVLVMAGAYAMLGGVPDVTQALAEFARPIQVIVVCGYDKRLEEQVRARAARSAHPFHVVGYVDTVEELMTVGDILITKAGGVTVSEALVKRLPMLIYRPIPGQEEGNTRFLLQHGAALAPRTPAQLVEHLDALFRDPGRLAAMTDAAGALGRPDAADVVTAELARLTALENAPAATSLTLPLPAR; encoded by the coding sequence ATGCGGCTCGCAATCTTATCCTGCAACTATGGCGGGGGGCACAAACGCGTCGCGGAGACCGTTGCCGCGGAGTGGGAGAGCCAACCCGGCGGCCGCGCGGAGATCGTCGATTATTTCGCCCGCTTTGTCCACCCGATCTTCGATGCCCTGACGAAGTTCTCATACATCCAGAGCGTCCGGCGCGCGCCGGGCCTGTACGGCCTCTTCTACAAGCTCACCGGCGACATCAAATCCGATTCGACCATTCAGCGGTTCATCAACCGGATGGGCATGGACCGGCTCGAGCGCTACCTGACGGAGACGCAGCCGGACGCCGTCTGCTGCGTGCACTGCACGCCGGCCGGCACGATGTCCGATCTGCGCCTCGCCGGCCGCACGACGGTCCCCTGTCTCACCGTGATCACGGACTACGTGACCCACAGCCAGTGGATCCATCCCGCGGTCGACCGCTACTGCGTGCCGAACGACAACGTCCGCGACGGTCTGCTCGGGCGCGGCATCCCGGAATCGCGGATCGCCGTTTCCGGACTGCCGGTGGAGCGCAAATTCCGCCGTCCGCTCGACCGCGCCGCGCTGCGACAGCGGTACGGCCTCAAGCCGGACGTGCCCGTGGTGCTGGTCATGGCCGGGGCCTACGCGATGCTCGGCGGCGTGCCCGACGTGACGCAGGCGCTCGCGGAGTTCGCGCGGCCGATCCAGGTGATCGTCGTCTGCGGCTACGACAAGCGCCTCGAAGAACAGGTGCGGGCGCGCGCGGCCCGATCCGCCCACCCGTTCCACGTCGTCGGCTACGTCGATACGGTCGAAGAGCTGATGACGGTCGGCGACATCCTCATCACCAAAGCGGGCGGGGTCACGGTCAGCGAGGCGCTCGTGAAGCGGCTGCCGATGCTGATCTACCGGCCGATCCCCGGCCAGGAAGAGGGCAACACCCGCTTCCTGCTGCAGCACGGCGCGGCGCTCGCGCCGCGCACGCCGGCGCAGCTGGTCGAGCACCTCGACGCGCTCTTCCGCGATCCGGGTCGCCTCGCCGCGATGACCGACGCCGCGGGCGCCCTCGGACGGCCCGACGCGGCCGACGTCGTGACCGCCGAACTCGCGCGGCTCACCGCGCTCGAGAACGCCCCCGCCGCCACCTCCCTCACCCTCCCGCTGCCGGCACGGTGA
- a CDS encoding MFS transporter, with amino-acid sequence MTLREETGLLALTIALVELVHGALLFVLLPTMLTVRFGWAMGTTGAAISTYFFTEVALKLLAGWMVDRVGTRKILLWGFWIYAASFTWLVLATHTWEIFAALAIMGAGASPLWPAALTRLTRGSAPRVGGTLGRVFSTWFLGGGLGIGIATLVSRAQHPLSLRLFVLPLIAAALLALRLPPDAHEIRSKAKPAPGRALAEMLRALIMLAGSLVPQIIAAGILIPIVVPYLEFYRGYDERQLLLLLLLGPGVGLALMTHAGHLGDRFGWRRTYAVALGSVAVLLLLIPLCSTLWMLALDFAAIGIAYAFVLPAWNSILVRLLPQDVRGAGLGFAMTIEGMGGVIGPLLGGLLWQWTNPSSPFYLSGGLLLLAAGASTRWRVEPIES; translated from the coding sequence GTGACGCTCCGCGAAGAAACCGGTCTGCTCGCCCTTACCATTGCGCTGGTCGAGCTGGTCCACGGCGCGCTGCTCTTCGTTCTGCTCCCCACGATGCTCACCGTCCGGTTCGGCTGGGCGATGGGCACGACCGGCGCCGCGATCTCGACGTACTTTTTCACGGAAGTCGCGCTCAAGCTGCTGGCCGGCTGGATGGTCGACCGCGTCGGCACCCGCAAAATCCTCTTGTGGGGGTTCTGGATCTACGCGGCGTCGTTCACCTGGCTCGTTCTCGCCACGCACACCTGGGAGATCTTCGCCGCGCTCGCGATCATGGGCGCGGGCGCCTCGCCGCTCTGGCCGGCCGCGCTGACGCGGCTGACGCGCGGGTCGGCGCCGAGGGTCGGCGGGACGCTCGGGCGGGTGTTTTCGACGTGGTTCCTCGGCGGCGGTCTGGGCATCGGCATCGCAACGCTCGTGAGCCGCGCGCAGCACCCGCTGTCGCTGCGGCTCTTCGTCCTGCCGCTGATCGCCGCGGCCCTCCTCGCGCTGCGGCTCCCGCCCGACGCCCACGAAATCCGCTCGAAGGCCAAGCCCGCGCCCGGCCGCGCGCTGGCCGAGATGCTCCGCGCGCTGATCATGCTGGCCGGGAGCCTGGTGCCGCAGATCATCGCGGCCGGCATTCTGATTCCGATCGTCGTCCCGTACCTCGAGTTCTACCGGGGGTACGACGAGCGGCAGCTGCTGTTGCTGCTGCTGCTCGGCCCCGGGGTGGGACTCGCGCTGATGACCCACGCCGGCCATCTCGGCGATCGCTTCGGGTGGCGGCGGACCTACGCGGTCGCGCTCGGCAGCGTCGCGGTGCTGCTCTTGCTCATCCCGCTCTGCTCGACGCTGTGGATGCTGGCGCTCGACTTCGCGGCGATCGGGATCGCCTACGCCTTCGTCCTGCCCGCCTGGAACAGCATCCTCGTCCGCCTGCTGCCGCAAGACGTCCGCGGCGCGGGGCTCGGCTTTGCGATGACGATCGAGGGGATGGGCGGCGTGATCGGACCGCTGCTCGGCGGCCTGCTGTGGCAGTGGACCAACCCATCCTCGCCGTTCTACCTGAGCGGCGGCCTGCTGCTGCTGGCCGCGGGCGCGTCCACCCGGTGGCGCGTCGAGCCGATCGAATCGTAG
- a CDS encoding polysaccharide deacetylase family protein — MKNGVGARLLAAAGILAAPVAYTLGAQFVAGTLARGVIRRGPASRRVALTFDDGPDPSHTPRILEALAGADVRATFFVVGRRVEEAPEIAREVAAAGHDLGNHTYNHRHFWTLPPRASREEVDRGHAAIADATGRPPRYFRPPWGTFNWAAYARAGEIGELRVLWSVRPEGWLAPAPAATMTAFVVEHAHAGAIVDLHDRGGHPSTPAETCAALPGMIAGLRDLGFEAVPLSELLEPAL, encoded by the coding sequence GTGAAGAACGGCGTCGGCGCGCGGCTGCTCGCGGCGGCCGGCATCCTCGCCGCGCCGGTCGCCTACACGCTCGGCGCGCAGTTCGTCGCGGGGACACTCGCCCGAGGCGTGATCCGGCGCGGACCCGCCAGCCGGCGGGTCGCCCTTACGTTCGACGACGGCCCCGATCCGTCGCACACCCCGCGCATTCTTGAGGCCCTGGCGGGCGCGGACGTGCGGGCGACGTTCTTCGTCGTCGGCCGCCGCGTCGAAGAGGCGCCGGAGATTGCCCGCGAGGTCGCGGCCGCCGGCCACGACCTCGGCAACCACACCTACAACCACCGCCACTTCTGGACGCTGCCGCCGCGCGCCTCGCGCGAGGAGGTCGACCGCGGGCACGCGGCGATCGCGGATGCGACGGGACGGCCGCCGCGATACTTCCGGCCGCCGTGGGGGACGTTCAACTGGGCGGCCTACGCGCGGGCGGGCGAGATCGGCGAGTTACGGGTGCTGTGGTCCGTCCGCCCGGAGGGGTGGCTCGCACCCGCGCCGGCGGCGACGATGACCGCCTTCGTGGTCGAGCATGCGCACGCGGGGGCGATCGTCGATCTCCACGACCGCGGCGGGCATCCGTCCACGCCCGCCGAGACGTGCGCCGCGCTGCCGGGCATGATCGCGGGACTTCGCGACCTCGGATTCGAGGCGGTACCCCTCAGCGAGCTGCTCGAACCCGCGCTGTGA
- a CDS encoding EamA family transporter — MTAAALGLVLAGAFIHALWNLIAKRVRAGAAFVCLFSVVAVCGYLPLAVAIVLWQHPHVGPVQLIFIGGTAVLHTGYFLALQQGYRLGDLSLVYPLARGTGPMLTTAAAIAFFRERPGPIALAGTALIGGGIILLTTGPDAWRRPNARAAAAYAFLTGLFIAGYSLWDKQAVTTFAIPPIVLDWGDNLGRALILAPVALGRGPGLGGELPSVWRRYRREIVLVGLLSPMPYILVLSAMVFTPVSYVAPAREISILVGALMGTRLLAEGDARRRVAAAGAMVLGLGALAIG; from the coding sequence GTGACCGCGGCGGCGCTCGGACTCGTCCTCGCCGGCGCCTTCATTCACGCGCTCTGGAACCTGATCGCCAAACGGGTCCGGGCCGGCGCGGCCTTCGTCTGCCTGTTCTCCGTCGTCGCGGTGTGCGGGTACCTGCCGCTCGCCGTCGCGATCGTCCTGTGGCAGCATCCGCACGTCGGTCCCGTGCAGCTGATCTTCATCGGCGGCACCGCCGTGCTGCACACGGGTTATTTCCTCGCGCTGCAGCAGGGCTACCGCCTCGGCGACCTGTCGCTCGTCTACCCGCTCGCCCGCGGCACGGGCCCGATGCTGACCACCGCGGCCGCGATCGCGTTCTTCCGCGAGCGCCCGGGCCCGATCGCGCTCGCCGGAACCGCCCTGATCGGCGGCGGCATCATCCTGCTCACGACGGGTCCGGACGCGTGGCGCCGCCCGAACGCCCGGGCGGCCGCGGCCTACGCGTTCCTCACGGGACTCTTCATCGCCGGCTACTCGCTGTGGGACAAGCAGGCGGTCACGACGTTTGCGATCCCGCCGATCGTGCTCGACTGGGGCGACAACCTCGGACGCGCGCTCATCCTCGCGCCCGTGGCGCTCGGGCGCGGCCCGGGGCTCGGCGGGGAGCTGCCGTCCGTGTGGCGCCGTTACCGCCGCGAGATCGTCCTCGTCGGGCTCCTGAGCCCGATGCCGTACATCCTCGTGCTGAGCGCGATGGTGTTCACGCCGGTGAGCTACGTCGCGCCGGCGCGGGAGATCAGCATCCTGGTCGGCGCCTTGATGGGAACGCGGCTTCTGGCCGAAGGGGACGCGCGGCGGCGCGTGGCCGCGGCGGGCGCGATGGTGCTGGGGCTTGGGGCACTCGCGATCGGGTAG
- the pyk gene encoding pyruvate kinase, whose protein sequence is MAAARPLPDRLRRTKIVATLGPASEAEAVLRRVIAAGMDVARLNFSHGTRAEHGRTIRLLRRLAREAGVPLAILQDLQGPKIRVGRLVSPVDLKDGTTVALTTGRSAGAARGGGPVRIPVPFAGLGRAVGRGSRILMKDGTIELVVTGRRGPEILCRVVRGGVLGAHQGVNLPGVRIRARALTAKDVTDLRFGLRHGVDAVALSFVRTAADLRHARRVMARFGRDVPLIAKLEKAEAITNLDEIVAEADAVMVARGDLGVELPAERVPLLQKRIIHRANAQGIPVITATQMLESMVSAERPTRAETSDVANAVLDGTDAVMLSAETAVGKYPVQAVETMAGIARAVEDGVPGSAQARRVSRPSIPYAIGGAAQALTEDLDVALVVAITTTGRTARLLSQRRLAAPVLACTEDERVARSLAFWWGVTAFIVPFQPTTEAMIGFLDREICRRRLGIPGQSIVVVGSVPLIARGRTNFVQVHHLGTAGRHGRRSSRRGKIQIGPGVPGGRKR, encoded by the coding sequence ATGGCCGCAGCCCGCCCGCTTCCCGACCGCCTCAGACGGACCAAGATCGTGGCGACGCTCGGCCCCGCCAGCGAGGCCGAAGCCGTGCTGCGACGGGTGATCGCCGCCGGCATGGACGTCGCCCGGCTCAACTTCTCCCACGGCACGCGCGCGGAGCACGGCCGTACGATCCGGCTGCTGCGCCGCCTCGCGCGCGAGGCCGGCGTGCCGCTCGCGATCCTCCAGGATCTGCAGGGCCCGAAGATCCGCGTCGGCCGACTCGTCTCACCGGTCGACCTCAAAGACGGAACGACGGTCGCCCTGACCACGGGCCGGAGCGCGGGGGCGGCCCGCGGCGGCGGGCCGGTACGGATCCCGGTGCCGTTCGCGGGGCTCGGCCGCGCCGTCGGGAGAGGGTCGCGGATCTTAATGAAGGACGGCACAATCGAGCTCGTCGTGACGGGCCGCCGCGGGCCGGAGATCCTCTGCCGGGTCGTCCGGGGCGGCGTGCTCGGCGCGCACCAGGGCGTCAACCTGCCCGGCGTGCGGATCCGCGCGCGGGCGCTCACCGCGAAGGACGTGACGGACCTCCGGTTCGGCCTCAGGCACGGCGTCGACGCGGTCGCGCTGAGCTTCGTCCGCACCGCGGCCGACCTCCGGCACGCGCGGCGCGTGATGGCGCGGTTCGGGCGCGACGTGCCGCTGATCGCGAAGCTCGAAAAGGCGGAAGCGATCACCAACCTGGACGAGATCGTCGCCGAGGCGGACGCGGTCATGGTCGCGCGTGGCGATCTCGGGGTCGAACTGCCGGCGGAGCGGGTGCCGCTCCTGCAGAAGCGCATCATCCACCGCGCCAACGCCCAAGGCATCCCAGTGATCACGGCCACCCAGATGCTCGAGTCCATGGTCAGCGCGGAGCGGCCGACGCGCGCGGAGACCTCGGACGTCGCGAACGCCGTGCTGGACGGCACGGACGCGGTGATGCTCTCGGCCGAGACGGCCGTGGGAAAGTATCCCGTCCAGGCGGTCGAGACGATGGCGGGGATCGCGCGGGCGGTGGAAGACGGCGTACCCGGGAGCGCGCAGGCGCGGCGTGTGTCCAGGCCGAGCATCCCCTACGCGATCGGCGGCGCGGCGCAGGCGCTCACCGAAGATCTGGACGTCGCGCTCGTGGTCGCGATCACGACGACCGGCCGGACCGCGCGCCTCCTGTCGCAGCGCCGGCTCGCCGCGCCGGTGCTGGCCTGCACGGAGGACGAGCGAGTCGCGCGGAGCCTGGCGTTCTGGTGGGGGGTGACGGCGTTCATCGTGCCGTTCCAGCCGACGACGGAAGCGATGATCGGGTTCCTCGACCGCGAGATCTGCCGCCGGCGCCTCGGAATTCCCGGCCAGTCGATCGTGGTCGTCGGATCGGTCCCGCTGATCGCGCGGGGGCGCACGAACTTCGTGCAGGTGCACCACCTGGGCACGGCGGGCCGGCACGGCCGGCGGTCGTCCCGGCGGGGGAAGATTCAGATCGGCCCCGGCGTTCCTGGGGGGAGGAAGAGGTGA